The following coding sequences are from one Homalodisca vitripennis isolate AUS2020 chromosome 7, UT_GWSS_2.1, whole genome shotgun sequence window:
- the LOC124366292 gene encoding uncharacterized protein LOC124366292, whose protein sequence is MASTRIAVVSLFPLVLLSATWATEDICANVKVTPKMTSSASGRWYLIASKKQEMLDNEKIKSMMPKCGGINNALPCSCTVFDIKSNVSEMVPEYNVTSLSYNMTSEKYDTMPFTMRLAENTSNTAIFDATPQEVGEKRIIKYLASDNHQTFMLWLICSVSGEGLDLWFLSRTVNATNESMEEVNKALKNNNLTMSLLFPVIQTNCVYAPGPGVKTRQTDKYRVF, encoded by the exons ATGGCATCCACGAG GATTGCAGTTGTCTCGCTGTTTCCGTTGGTGTTGCTGTCTGCAACCTGGGCAACAGAGGATATCTGTGCCAATGTCAAGGTCACACCTAAGATGACTTCATCG GCAAGTGGCAGATGGTATCTAATCGCTTCCAAGAAGCAAGAGATGTTGGATAATGAAAAGATTAAGTCCATGATGCCAAAGTGTGGAGGAATAA ACAACGCTTTGCCATGCTCATGTACAGTGTTCGACATAAAATCCAACGTATCAGAAATGGTACCAGAATATAATGTAACCAGTCTATCATACAATATGAC GTCTGAAAAATACGACACTATGCCATTTACAATGAGGCTGGCTGAAAACACTTCCAACACAGCTATTTTTGACGCAACACCACAAG AAGTTGGTGAGAAGAGAATCATTAAATACCTTGCTTCAGACAACCATCAGACGTTCATGTTGTGGTTGATCTGCAGTGTATCAG GTGAAGGACTGGACTTATGGTTCCTTTCAAGAACCGTAAACGCAACTAATGAAAGTATGGAGGAAGTCAACAAAGCACTGAAGAACAACAACTTGACCATGTCTCTGCTCTTTCCTGTTATACAAACCAACTGCGTCTATGCGCCAGGACCTGGAGTCAAGACCAGACAAACTGACAAATATAGGGTCTTCTAG